The following proteins come from a genomic window of Musa acuminata AAA Group cultivar baxijiao chromosome BXJ1-7, Cavendish_Baxijiao_AAA, whole genome shotgun sequence:
- the LOC103991973 gene encoding putrescine hydroxycinnamoyltransferase 1-like — MGPCAVEMFPIAEEGDKLEYLGSCLLQNQSPITICNVDLGSSLGQSERERERERERFMEVEIVESSFVVPSGDTRKHSIWLSNLDLLLAPRSHTPTITLFPHNGDPNFFSVEILKAALAKALLHFYPLAGRVAVGEDGRLEIQCTAEGVLFVVARSTCTLDVLSDFTPSKEMRQLFVPSSDGNDHMCIMLQVTFFDCGGVCLGIATHHGVMDGVSALHFINTWSDIARGAEGTVVVSHDRTLLRARSPPTVPFEHFEYQCCNPRRQLSTTMAAKLKLSKDQLTSLKTSIELGSGRRISTFEAVTAYVWRCACKARQLEADQETRLYLPVDVRSRLKPSLPPGYFGNAIVRTSVAVATGEIVSSPLQRTVEQMHDAVVRVDDEYIRSIIDLLELMKDIRDVDLGSWQESQTDLWVVSWLRLPVYEADFGWGKPAFIARAFVNLKGMLYILRSPEGDGGITLIMTLEAENMPRFKKVFIQELDCLKQAGA; from the exons ATGGGCCCATGTGCAGTTGAAATGTTTCCGATTGCCGAGGAAGGTGACAAATTGGAGTATCTTGGTTCGTGTCTTCTTCAAAATCAAAGTCCCATTACTATATGTAACGTAGACTTGGGATCAAGTTTAGGTCAgagcgagagagaaagagagagagagagagagagattcatgGAGGTAGAGATAGTGGAGTCGAGCTTTGTCGTTCCCAGCGGCGACACCCGGAAGCACAGTATCTGGCTCTCTAATCTGGATTTGTTACTCGCCCCGAGAAGTCACACGCCAACCATCACCCTATTTCCACACAACGGTGACCCCAACTTCTTCTCTGTGGAGATCCTGAAAGCGGCCTTGGCCAAGGCCCTGCTCCATTTCTACCCCTTGGCAGGCCGGGTCGCCGTCGGTGAAGACGGCCGGCTTGAGATCCAGTGCACCGCCGAGGGTGTCCTCTTCGTAGTGGCTCGCTCGACCTGCACCTTGGATGTCCTCAGCGACTTCACGCCGTCGAAAGAAATGAGGCAGCTTTTCGTGCCCTCGTCCGATGGCAATGATCACATGTGCATCATGCTTCAG GTGACGTTCTTCGACTGCGGTGGAGTGTGCTTGGGCATCGCCACGCACCACGGCGTCATGGATGGCGTCAGCGCGCTCCATTTCATCAACACATGGTCCGACATAGCCCGAGGAGCTGAGGGCACCGTGGTGGTATCCCATGACCGCACCCTCCTCCGCGCTAGGTCCCCTCCGACCGTCCCCTTCGAGCACTTTGAGTACCAGTGCTGCAACCCAAGGCGTCAGCTCTCCACCACCATGGCTGCCAAGCTCAAGTTATCCAAAGACCAGCTCACTTCCCTCAAGACCAGCATAGAATTAGGCAGCGGGCGACGCATTTCCACCTTCGAAGCAGTCACGGCGTACGTGTGGCGGTGCGCATGTAAGGCGCGCCAACTGGAAGCAGATCAGGAGACCCGGCTATACTTGCCCGTTGACGTGCGTAGCCGCCTGAAGCCGTCGCTTCCCCCTGGCTATTTCGGCAATGCCATCGTCCGGACGTCTGTGGCCGTAGCAACCGGGGAGATCGTATCCAGTCCCCTGCAGCGGACCGTCGAACAAATGCACGACGCAGTTGTCCGCGTGGACGACGAGTACATCCGGTCTATCATCGACTTGCTGGAGTTGATGAAGGATATCAGGGACGTGGATTTGGGTTCATGGCAGGAATCACAGACCGACCTCTGGGTCGTCAGCTGGCTGCGGCTGCCGGTGTACGAGGCGGACTTTGGGTGGGGGAAACCGGCGTTCATAGCGCGCGCGTTTGTGAACCTCAAGGGAATGCTGTACATATTGCGCAGTCCAGAAGGCGATGGGGGGATCACGTTGATAATGACGCTGGAAGCCGAGAACATGCCGCGGTTCAAGAAGGTGTTCATCCAGGAATTGGACTGTTTGAAGCAAGCTGGTGCATAA